A single genomic interval of Deltaproteobacteria bacterium harbors:
- a CDS encoding VWA domain-containing protein, whose amino-acid sequence MTFLGLPLAKLLPLFAVAAGAVTVLYILKLRRRRVQVPFAKLWQRVLKEKESTSLFRQLRRLLSLLLQLAFLLLLTGALGDPRFSAERVDGRHIIVLVDASASMRATDGAPGTRLDQARDQVRALVRGLGGADAMMLVRMDTQVTPLTPFTGDEALLLKALDALDPADTRADLARGLQFAGDALRGKTKPLLVLVGDGAYDRAVLASVLLRDKGAAASPTPTDWLDRIDLRGVQVSFLPVGASRDNVAIVAFSARRYATNKLSFEVYLEVVNYRDRPTEADLQLLSDGEVTEVQRLRLKAGERARYTCGPEDRKGKKRAWCEMAASGELLEARLLPPGSSGRESPGALDAFPLDDRAYALLPKRKKQHVLLVSDGNLFVEGALLLDDNVELAKVAPRAYSPRALKGMDAVVFDGFYPPTKEAPRLHTLLLNPPEDAGPFATTGRLQAPLITEQSAKHPVMRWITLKDTNISNATKFSMAEGVEVLAASFRDPVMVARAVGNLKTVAFGFDIKRSDLPLRVAFPMLVVNTFNWFSGDTEGLVTTYRTGESWRVSLAALGSAAELPAQAQVTDPAGETRSTPIQQGAVVIYGRRAGVYTIAVGDKTMRVAGNLADATESDIRPQRTLALGGQTLERPRGFSGGLRREIWIYLLLAAVALTFLEWHTYNRRVTV is encoded by the coding sequence GTGACCTTCCTCGGCCTGCCGCTCGCGAAGCTCCTCCCCCTCTTCGCCGTGGCCGCGGGCGCGGTCACCGTGCTCTACATCCTCAAGCTTCGGAGGCGACGCGTTCAGGTCCCGTTCGCCAAGCTCTGGCAGCGGGTGCTGAAGGAGAAGGAGTCCACGAGTCTCTTCCGCCAGCTGCGGCGGCTGCTCTCGCTCTTGCTCCAGCTCGCCTTCTTGCTGCTCCTGACCGGCGCCCTCGGCGACCCTCGCTTTTCCGCCGAACGCGTGGACGGCCGGCACATCATCGTGCTCGTCGACGCGAGCGCCTCCATGCGCGCCACCGACGGCGCCCCGGGCACGCGCCTCGACCAGGCGCGCGACCAGGTGCGAGCGCTCGTCCGCGGCCTGGGAGGCGCCGACGCGATGATGCTCGTGCGCATGGACACCCAGGTGACACCGCTCACCCCCTTCACCGGCGACGAGGCCCTGCTCCTGAAGGCGCTCGACGCACTGGATCCGGCCGACACCCGCGCCGACCTCGCCCGGGGCCTCCAGTTCGCCGGGGACGCGCTTCGCGGCAAGACCAAGCCGCTCCTGGTGCTCGTCGGGGACGGCGCGTACGACCGGGCCGTGCTGGCCTCCGTGCTCCTCCGCGACAAGGGCGCGGCCGCCTCTCCCACCCCCACGGACTGGCTCGATCGCATCGACCTCCGCGGCGTGCAGGTGAGCTTCCTCCCCGTCGGGGCGAGTCGCGACAACGTGGCGATCGTGGCCTTCAGCGCCCGCCGCTACGCCACCAACAAGCTCAGCTTCGAGGTCTACCTGGAGGTAGTGAACTACCGCGACCGCCCCACCGAGGCGGATCTCCAGCTCCTCAGCGACGGAGAGGTCACGGAGGTGCAGCGCCTGCGGCTCAAGGCGGGGGAGCGGGCCCGCTATACCTGCGGGCCCGAGGACCGCAAGGGGAAGAAGCGTGCTTGGTGCGAGATGGCCGCGAGCGGCGAGCTGCTGGAGGCCCGCCTTCTGCCCCCCGGATCGAGTGGTCGGGAGTCCCCCGGCGCGCTCGACGCCTTTCCCCTCGACGACCGGGCCTACGCCCTGCTCCCCAAGCGCAAGAAGCAGCACGTCCTCCTCGTCTCGGACGGGAACCTCTTCGTCGAAGGGGCGCTGCTGCTCGACGACAACGTCGAGCTCGCCAAGGTCGCACCGCGCGCGTACTCGCCACGCGCGCTCAAGGGGATGGACGCCGTCGTCTTCGACGGCTTCTACCCGCCCACGAAGGAAGCGCCCCGACTGCACACGCTGCTCCTGAACCCGCCCGAGGACGCGGGGCCCTTCGCCACGACGGGGCGCCTGCAGGCGCCGCTCATCACCGAGCAGAGCGCGAAGCACCCCGTGATGCGCTGGATCACCCTGAAGGACACGAACATCTCCAACGCGACGAAGTTCTCCATGGCGGAGGGCGTCGAGGTTCTCGCCGCCAGCTTCAGGGACCCCGTGATGGTCGCCCGCGCCGTCGGAAACCTGAAGACCGTGGCGTTCGGCTTCGACATCAAACGGAGCGACCTCCCCCTGCGCGTAGCCTTCCCCATGCTGGTCGTCAACACCTTCAACTGGTTCTCGGGCGACACGGAGGGCCTCGTGACCACCTACCGCACGGGCGAGAGCTGGAGGGTCTCCCTGGCGGCTCTCGGCAGCGCTGCCGAGCTGCCGGCGCAGGCCCAGGTCACGGATCCGGCGGGCGAGACGCGCTCGACGCCCATCCAGCAGGGAGCGGTCGTGATCTACGGACGACGGGCCGGCGTGTACACGATCGCGGTCGGGGACAAGACGATGCGCGTCGCGGGTAACCTCGCCGACGCGACGGAGTCCGACATCCGGCCCCAGCGCACTCTCGCCCTCGGCGGCCAGACGCTGGAGCGGCCGCGGGGCTTTTCCGGCGGCCTCCGCAGGGAGATCTGGATCTACCTGCTCCTCGCCGCGGTAGCCCTCACCTTCCTCGAATGGCACACCTACAACCGACGGGTGACGGTGTAG
- a CDS encoding VWA domain-containing protein, which translates to MRWWQRVGLASCFTALLGAAYWFLLLRRGVSTVEFHLAGQTIELLAPRWLGLVCALPLLWLAKSASLVDLSALQQALSVSVRALLVMLLALALSRPSVAAHEDRVSAVYLVDVSESVSDDQLAAAREIVNQAWRNRGSNEVQLITFARRAEAVRLPPEAGEIPPIVRHKGPRANEHSDLQAAIQHAYGLFPPNRIPRVVLISDGNETDGDAIGEAHRAAARRVRLHVHPLPPRKLKEVLVRDLALPKEVRMGAPFELTATVYSTHAEKVALTLYKDEFINGLEGRKSVELLPGKTVVTFKSMVREAGVVNYRLTMTGVKQDTWASNNTASAILPVLGRPKVLYVEGEPLYAGYLQRALQTEKIDVVVRGPYGVPSSVAELAKFDLVIMSDVPAMYVGLGQMAALHTYVRDLGGGFIMTGGQNSFGAGGYYGTRLEKILPVRFDTEKKSDQPSLALCLVIDRSGSMSGPKLEMAKDAAKATTELLGSADMISVVTFDSVAYVNVRLQRAANRLRILNEIARITSGGGTSIRPALQEAYNQLQSANAKVKHVILLSDGQASYGGIAELVDEMSSHKITVSTVGVGSGTDRTLMQMIAERGNGRFYYTNDANSIPKIFTKETTQVARSALVEEPIRVHALKAANVLRGIDLASAPALRGYVSTKPKPLSETILVSQYGEPILATWRVGLGQTAAFTSDVKNRWAVDWLRWPGYTQFWAQLVREVMRHRIQRSFEMRTRVGQGLVRLTVDAVDRTDHFINGLESEVSVLDPRNPGAKQSFALQQTAAGRYETSFRLRKYGAFLLQARHKVDGKVVAESLSSVSVPYPKEYTDLLPDTRRLERLARIANGRVNPSPAEVLSADGARIRYTKDLWPLVLYGALGLFLLDVLLRRVRLFGYRAERM; encoded by the coding sequence ATGCGCTGGTGGCAGCGAGTCGGCCTCGCGTCCTGCTTCACCGCGCTCCTCGGGGCGGCCTACTGGTTCCTGCTCCTGCGGCGCGGCGTCTCCACGGTCGAGTTCCATCTGGCCGGACAGACGATCGAGCTCCTCGCCCCTCGCTGGCTGGGACTCGTCTGCGCGCTCCCCCTCCTCTGGCTGGCCAAGAGCGCCTCGCTCGTGGACCTCTCCGCGCTCCAGCAGGCACTCTCCGTGAGCGTCCGTGCGCTCCTCGTGATGCTCCTGGCCCTGGCTCTCTCTCGCCCTTCCGTCGCGGCGCACGAGGACCGCGTGAGCGCGGTCTACCTCGTGGACGTCTCCGAGAGCGTCTCCGACGACCAGCTAGCCGCGGCTCGCGAAATCGTCAACCAGGCGTGGCGCAACCGCGGCTCGAACGAGGTGCAGCTCATCACCTTCGCGCGGCGCGCCGAAGCCGTCCGCTTACCCCCCGAGGCCGGGGAGATTCCGCCCATCGTGCGCCACAAGGGCCCGCGAGCGAACGAACACTCCGACCTGCAGGCGGCGATCCAGCACGCCTACGGCCTCTTTCCGCCCAATCGCATTCCGCGCGTGGTCCTGATCTCCGACGGGAACGAGACCGACGGTGACGCGATCGGCGAGGCCCATCGCGCCGCAGCCCGACGCGTCCGTCTGCACGTTCACCCCCTCCCACCGCGCAAGCTGAAAGAGGTCTTGGTGCGGGACCTGGCCCTCCCGAAGGAGGTCCGGATGGGGGCCCCCTTCGAGCTCACCGCCACGGTCTACAGCACGCACGCGGAGAAGGTCGCCCTCACCCTCTACAAGGACGAGTTCATCAACGGACTCGAGGGGCGCAAGAGCGTCGAGCTTCTGCCCGGAAAAACCGTCGTGACCTTCAAGTCCATGGTGCGGGAGGCCGGAGTCGTCAACTACCGCCTCACGATGACGGGGGTGAAGCAGGACACCTGGGCCTCGAACAACACCGCCTCGGCCATCCTCCCGGTGCTGGGTCGTCCGAAGGTCCTCTACGTGGAGGGCGAGCCTCTCTACGCCGGGTACCTGCAGCGAGCCCTCCAGACCGAGAAGATCGACGTCGTGGTCCGCGGGCCTTACGGCGTGCCGAGCTCGGTGGCCGAGCTGGCCAAGTTCGACCTCGTGATCATGAGCGACGTGCCGGCCATGTACGTCGGCCTGGGCCAGATGGCAGCGCTTCACACCTACGTGCGCGACCTGGGCGGTGGGTTCATCATGACCGGCGGGCAGAACTCCTTCGGCGCGGGGGGCTACTACGGCACGCGGCTGGAGAAGATCCTGCCCGTACGCTTCGACACCGAAAAGAAGAGCGACCAGCCATCCCTGGCACTGTGTCTGGTCATCGACCGCAGCGGCTCGATGAGCGGCCCGAAGCTCGAGATGGCCAAGGACGCGGCGAAGGCTACCACCGAGCTCCTCGGCAGCGCGGACATGATCTCGGTCGTCACCTTCGACAGCGTGGCCTACGTGAACGTGCGACTGCAGCGCGCAGCCAACCGGCTCCGCATCTTGAACGAGATCGCGCGCATCACCTCGGGAGGCGGGACCAGCATTCGCCCCGCGCTGCAGGAGGCCTACAACCAGCTCCAGAGCGCCAACGCCAAGGTCAAGCACGTCATCCTCCTCTCCGACGGGCAGGCCTCGTACGGCGGCATCGCCGAGCTGGTGGACGAGATGTCCTCGCACAAGATCACCGTCTCGACGGTGGGCGTGGGTTCCGGCACCGATCGCACGCTGATGCAGATGATCGCGGAGCGAGGAAACGGGCGCTTCTACTACACGAACGACGCGAACAGCATTCCGAAGATCTTCACCAAGGAGACCACGCAGGTGGCCCGCTCGGCGCTGGTGGAGGAGCCGATACGCGTGCACGCGCTCAAGGCCGCCAACGTGCTGCGTGGCATCGACCTCGCGTCGGCACCGGCGCTGCGTGGCTACGTCAGCACCAAGCCAAAGCCCCTTTCCGAGACGATTCTCGTCAGCCAGTACGGCGAACCCATCCTCGCCACCTGGCGCGTCGGCCTGGGCCAGACGGCGGCCTTCACGAGCGACGTGAAGAATCGCTGGGCCGTGGACTGGCTCCGCTGGCCGGGGTACACGCAGTTCTGGGCGCAGCTCGTGCGCGAGGTGATGCGGCATCGCATCCAGCGCAGCTTCGAGATGCGTACGCGCGTCGGCCAGGGGCTCGTCCGCCTGACGGTGGACGCGGTGGACCGCACCGACCACTTCATCAACGGGCTCGAGTCGGAGGTCTCAGTGCTCGACCCACGAAACCCCGGGGCGAAGCAGTCCTTCGCGCTGCAGCAGACGGCGGCGGGTCGCTACGAGACCTCCTTTCGGCTGCGGAAGTACGGCGCCTTCCTCCTTCAGGCGCGACACAAGGTCGACGGCAAGGTCGTAGCGGAGAGCCTGTCGTCCGTCTCCGTGCCGTATCCCAAGGAGTACACCGACCTCCTGCCGGACACCCGACGACTCGAGCGGCTGGCGCGGATCGCGAATGGCCGGGTCAACCCCTCCCCCGCCGAGGTGCTGTCCGCGGACGGCGCACGCATCCGGTACACCAAGGACCTCTGGCCTCTCGTGCTCTACGGAGCGCTCGGGCTCTTCCTGCTGGATGTCCTGCTGCGGCGCGTGCGCCTCTTCGGCTACCGGGCCGAGAGGATGTAA
- a CDS encoding ribulose-phosphate 3-epimerase, which yields MAVRLAPSILAADFMRLGEEARALQEGGCDYLHVDVMDGRFVPNLTLGPPLIAALRRATSVPLDVHLMIADADRYLERYAEAGADILTVHVEACPHLHRTLTAIRELGKRAGVALNPSTSLEGVRWVLGEIDLLLIMSVNPGFGGQRFIPASLEKLRAARRMIDEAGRSIELEVDGGVTLENVAEVAAAGATVLVSGTGILSSSSYAERMAEMRRRCGGQSSEAAG from the coding sequence ATGGCTGTTCGTCTGGCGCCTTCGATTCTCGCGGCCGACTTCATGCGCCTCGGAGAGGAGGCGCGCGCGTTGCAAGAAGGCGGGTGCGACTACCTGCACGTGGACGTGATGGACGGTCGCTTCGTGCCCAACCTGACGCTCGGGCCGCCGCTCATTGCCGCGCTGAGGCGGGCCACCTCGGTGCCCCTGGACGTGCATCTGATGATCGCCGACGCGGACCGGTACCTGGAGCGATACGCGGAGGCGGGGGCGGACATTCTCACGGTGCACGTGGAAGCGTGCCCTCACCTGCACCGGACGTTGACCGCGATCCGGGAGCTCGGCAAGCGCGCGGGGGTGGCGCTCAATCCGAGCACCTCGCTGGAGGGCGTTCGGTGGGTCCTCGGCGAGATCGATCTACTCCTGATCATGTCGGTGAACCCGGGCTTCGGAGGCCAGCGCTTCATCCCCGCGAGCCTCGAGAAGCTGCGGGCAGCCCGCCGCATGATCGACGAGGCGGGACGCTCGATCGAACTCGAGGTGGACGGCGGCGTCACTCTGGAGAACGTGGCCGAGGTCGCGGCCGCCGGGGCAACCGTGCTCGTCTCGGGGACGGGGATCCTGAGCTCCTCGTCCTACGCCGAGAGGATGGCGGAGATGCGTCGCCGGTGCGGCGGGCAGAGCAGTGAAGCGGCGGGCTAG
- the rsmB gene encoding 16S rRNA (cytosine(967)-C(5))-methyltransferase RsmB, which translates to MGETYAQDARSLARWVLQRVRRDQAFANLALSGALDRARELKAADRGLATELVYGVLRHRRLIDHVLSLHARQPLQRMDAEVLDVLRLAVFQLFWLGRVPDHAAVHEAVDAARRLRGDRVAAFVNAVLRHVRAEDRDRELPPDGPQRLAVQYSVPDDVAERWVRQLGLDEARRLAEAQLERAPFTVRCNSPKCTVEAVERRLAAEGAQATRGRFSPLALQVRGLDQPFRSRSFLDGAWTVQDEAAQLAAPLLDPQAGERILDACAGVGGKATQLAAVDPSVRVIAADSSERKLEVLADHCHRLGLHCDARRVDLTAPHPLADGPVDRVLLDAPCSGLGVLRRHPELKWRWEPASLRGLVRLQRELLSSVFRLLRPGGVLVYSVCTTTEEEGPDQMAWFLDGAGGAAEPFPPRGAPWDDGLRDGPWVRLWPHRHGTDGFFLARLRKTREGAVNLLAE; encoded by the coding sequence GTGGGAGAAACGTACGCGCAAGATGCTCGGAGTCTGGCCCGCTGGGTTCTGCAGCGGGTTCGACGCGACCAGGCATTCGCGAACCTCGCGCTGTCGGGGGCCCTGGACCGGGCGAGGGAGCTGAAAGCCGCCGACCGCGGTCTCGCGACGGAGCTCGTGTACGGCGTGCTTCGCCACCGCCGGCTCATCGACCACGTCCTCTCGCTCCACGCGCGTCAACCGCTTCAGCGGATGGACGCAGAGGTCCTGGACGTGCTCAGGTTGGCCGTATTTCAGCTGTTTTGGCTCGGACGCGTCCCGGACCATGCAGCCGTGCACGAGGCCGTAGACGCGGCGCGCCGCCTTCGTGGAGACCGCGTGGCGGCCTTCGTGAACGCCGTGCTGCGGCACGTGCGAGCGGAGGACCGCGATCGCGAGCTGCCTCCCGACGGGCCGCAGCGACTCGCCGTACAGTACTCGGTCCCCGACGACGTGGCGGAGCGGTGGGTACGCCAGCTGGGGCTCGACGAGGCGCGGCGACTGGCGGAGGCGCAGCTCGAGCGGGCTCCCTTCACCGTGCGCTGCAACAGTCCGAAGTGCACCGTCGAAGCGGTGGAGCGTCGGCTTGCGGCAGAGGGGGCGCAGGCGACGCGCGGACGCTTCTCCCCCCTGGCGCTGCAGGTGCGCGGATTGGATCAGCCCTTCAGGAGCCGGTCGTTTCTCGACGGGGCGTGGACCGTACAGGACGAGGCGGCGCAGCTCGCGGCACCTCTTTTGGATCCGCAGGCCGGGGAGCGGATCCTGGACGCGTGCGCGGGCGTGGGCGGAAAGGCCACGCAGCTGGCGGCCGTCGATCCGTCGGTGCGCGTCATCGCGGCGGACTCCAGCGAACGGAAGCTCGAGGTGCTCGCCGACCACTGCCATCGCCTGGGCCTGCACTGCGACGCTCGGCGCGTGGACCTGACGGCTCCACACCCCCTCGCCGACGGCCCCGTGGACCGGGTGTTGCTCGATGCGCCCTGCAGCGGCCTGGGGGTGCTTCGGCGCCACCCCGAGCTGAAGTGGCGCTGGGAGCCAGCTTCGCTGCGCGGACTCGTGCGACTACAGCGGGAGCTACTGAGCTCCGTCTTCCGCCTGCTGCGGCCGGGTGGCGTGCTCGTCTACAGCGTGTGCACGACGACCGAGGAGGAGGGACCGGACCAGATGGCGTGGTTTCTCGACGGTGCGGGGGGGGCGGCAGAACCGTTTCCCCCGCGCGGCGCCCCCTGGGACGATGGACTGCGCGATGGCCCGTGGGTGAGGCTCTGGCCCCACCGCCACGGTACGGACGGCTTCTTTCTCGCCCGGCTGCGGAAGACGCGCGAGGGAGCCGTGAACCTGCTAGCGGAGTGA
- a CDS encoding methionyl-tRNA formyltransferase has translation MKERLGIVFMGSPEFSVPALRTLHERHRVLAVVTQPDRPKGRGRELQAPAVKLVAEDLGLPVLQPPKLRHPEARAELQKLGADLFVVVAFGQILSPAVLAIPPLGCLNIHASLLPRYRGAAPMQWAILRGERESGVTIMQMDAGVDTGPILLQESVTIGEQETAGTLHDRLAPLGAELLVRALERLAAGDLPATPQEEGLATHAPLLKKEDGRVDFSRSARDVDCWIRGMDPWPGAFVQWEGETVKVFRSRCDVGEGAPGEILLVDHRGVLVACGEGAVWIGEVQRPGRRRMTVAALVAGRPLHLGMRIG, from the coding sequence ATGAAGGAGCGACTAGGCATTGTCTTCATGGGGTCGCCCGAGTTTTCCGTCCCGGCGCTTCGGACGCTGCACGAGCGTCACCGCGTGCTGGCCGTCGTGACGCAGCCGGATCGCCCGAAAGGACGCGGTCGTGAGCTTCAGGCGCCGGCGGTCAAGCTCGTCGCGGAGGACCTCGGCTTGCCGGTCCTTCAGCCGCCGAAGTTGCGTCACCCCGAGGCACGCGCAGAGCTCCAGAAGCTCGGGGCGGACCTCTTCGTGGTGGTTGCGTTCGGGCAGATCCTCTCGCCTGCGGTGCTGGCCATCCCTCCGCTAGGATGCCTGAACATCCATGCTTCTCTCCTGCCACGCTACCGTGGGGCGGCTCCCATGCAATGGGCCATTCTGCGAGGCGAGCGCGAGAGCGGCGTCACGATCATGCAGATGGATGCGGGCGTGGACACGGGGCCGATTCTGCTGCAGGAGTCCGTGACCATCGGTGAGCAGGAGACGGCCGGAACGCTCCACGATCGCCTGGCGCCGCTTGGGGCGGAGCTGCTCGTCCGGGCTCTCGAGCGCCTTGCGGCGGGCGACCTCCCGGCGACGCCTCAGGAGGAGGGACTCGCCACGCACGCGCCGCTGCTGAAGAAGGAGGACGGACGGGTCGATTTTTCGCGAAGCGCTCGCGACGTGGATTGCTGGATCCGCGGGATGGATCCGTGGCCGGGGGCCTTCGTGCAGTGGGAGGGCGAGACGGTGAAGGTCTTCCGGTCGCGCTGCGACGTGGGAGAGGGCGCACCCGGAGAGATCCTGCTCGTGGATCACCGCGGGGTGCTGGTCGCGTGCGGGGAGGGGGCGGTCTGGATCGGCGAGGTTCAGCGCCCCGGGCGACGGAGAATGACCGTGGCCGCGCTGGTGGCGGGGCGGCCGCTACACCTCGGCATGCGCATCGGCTGA
- a CDS encoding DUF4388 domain-containing protein gives MDDAKRIEDPMSSPTIWIIASPYEGEELRSELAAAGLRAMVVAGASALAEPEPGMSPDACVVALRPDRGAELTGTVTALRAGACRGGQPVLVVGDATLARDGAAGDLRAGNDALVIRPLEPGVLVAKVRALLASRAPGREGFDIGPTLGRIDTGRLQLAASPPGPEVRAEPAPPDLRPKGGALRETSHGDGGAGVGEEEGIRELDLDGRGQPVPLAAEGELGRVDVAELLARLHRRAFTGHLELRRDQVEKRIAFDGGRPVFASSSAPHDRLGDLLHREGRLTWAQYQHCREAMELTGRRLGAILVDEGLVGPRELLALVRRHVSEIIYSVFSWQDGVYRLASDEPAPNERIRVDLHPWALLLEGLRRKYGLDRLRELLAPTFDVVVQMHAPDEVVEVFGFQAEERDQVASLLAPRTLRAFVEEGPLDELRASQVAYALLVTGLIVSEVELPPRTGSARTVDPLRAQTTMVERQRIRNKHAQVCEGDYFSILGLAVDATAYEIAQAYERTRHEFAPSSFPSDVLEEYQRQVEEIVEVVEEAHAVLSDETLRHAYRESLTS, from the coding sequence GTGGATGACGCCAAGCGCATCGAAGACCCGATGAGTTCTCCGACGATCTGGATCATCGCGAGCCCGTACGAAGGGGAGGAGTTGCGGAGCGAGCTCGCCGCGGCCGGGTTGCGTGCGATGGTCGTCGCGGGGGCGAGCGCTCTTGCCGAACCGGAGCCGGGGATGAGCCCCGACGCTTGCGTCGTCGCCCTCCGACCGGACCGCGGGGCGGAGCTGACCGGGACGGTGACCGCGCTGCGAGCGGGGGCGTGCCGGGGTGGGCAGCCGGTGCTCGTGGTCGGCGACGCGACCTTGGCGCGGGACGGTGCGGCCGGCGACCTCCGCGCGGGAAACGACGCGCTGGTGATCCGCCCGCTCGAGCCGGGGGTCCTCGTGGCGAAGGTTCGAGCTCTGCTCGCATCGCGTGCGCCGGGGCGCGAGGGGTTCGATATCGGCCCGACGCTCGGACGCATCGACACCGGGCGACTGCAGCTCGCCGCTTCTCCTCCTGGACCCGAGGTGCGCGCGGAACCGGCTCCGCCTGACCTGCGGCCAAAAGGCGGCGCTTTGCGAGAGACATCTCACGGCGATGGCGGCGCCGGGGTGGGGGAGGAGGAGGGAATCCGCGAGCTGGATCTCGATGGCAGGGGGCAGCCGGTCCCCCTGGCCGCGGAAGGGGAGCTCGGGAGGGTGGATGTCGCGGAGCTACTCGCTCGCCTCCACCGGCGAGCATTCACGGGGCACCTCGAGCTGCGCCGAGACCAGGTAGAGAAGCGGATCGCATTCGACGGGGGCCGCCCAGTCTTTGCCTCCTCGAGCGCACCGCACGACCGACTGGGGGACCTGCTCCACCGTGAGGGGCGCCTCACCTGGGCGCAGTACCAGCATTGCCGAGAGGCGATGGAGCTCACGGGACGTCGGCTCGGCGCCATTTTGGTGGACGAGGGACTCGTGGGACCGCGTGAGCTTCTGGCGCTCGTGCGGCGGCACGTGTCGGAAATCATCTACTCGGTCTTCTCCTGGCAGGACGGTGTCTATCGGCTCGCATCGGACGAGCCGGCACCGAACGAACGGATCCGCGTCGACCTGCATCCGTGGGCGCTGCTCCTCGAGGGTCTCCGCCGGAAGTACGGGCTCGATCGGCTACGAGAGTTGTTGGCCCCAACGTTCGACGTCGTGGTGCAGATGCACGCGCCCGACGAGGTGGTTGAGGTCTTCGGGTTTCAGGCCGAGGAACGGGATCAGGTCGCGAGCCTGCTGGCACCGCGCACCCTTCGCGCGTTCGTCGAGGAGGGGCCGCTGGACGAGCTGCGGGCCAGCCAGGTGGCGTACGCGTTGCTCGTCACAGGGCTGATCGTGTCCGAGGTGGAGCTGCCCCCGCGAACGGGGAGCGCCCGGACGGTCGATCCGTTGCGTGCTCAGACGACCATGGTCGAGCGACAGCGGATCAGGAACAAGCACGCGCAGGTGTGCGAGGGGGACTACTTCTCGATTCTCGGGCTGGCCGTCGACGCCACGGCCTACGAGATCGCCCAGGCCTACGAGCGCACGCGTCACGAGTTCGCCCCGTCGAGTTTTCCGAGCGACGTACTCGAGGAATACCAGCGGCAGGTGGAGGAGATCGTGGAGGTCGTGGAAGAGGCGCACGCCGTGCTGAGCGACGAGACGCTGCGGCACGCGTACCGGGAGAGTTTGACGTCATGA